A stretch of the Duncaniella dubosii genome encodes the following:
- a CDS encoding RsmD family RNA methyltransferase — protein MRIIRGKYGRRRFSVPTNITARPTTDFARENIFNVIENLVDLEGLKCLDLFAGTGAVSFELLSRGAASVTSVEKSATQARFIEKVKQELNDRNLHLLRTDALRYIRDSSTSFDFVFADPPYDLDGFGDIPQMVLESRLLHPGSIFIIEHSKKYDFSSLPHFIDHRAYGSVNFSIFKIPEENETAD, from the coding sequence ATGCGAATAATCAGAGGAAAATACGGTCGCCGTCGTTTCAGCGTCCCGACCAATATAACGGCACGTCCGACAACGGATTTTGCTCGTGAGAATATATTTAACGTGATTGAAAATCTTGTCGATCTCGAAGGTCTGAAGTGTCTTGACCTTTTTGCCGGGACCGGTGCTGTAAGCTTCGAACTGCTCTCGCGTGGGGCGGCTTCGGTGACTTCTGTTGAAAAATCGGCTACTCAGGCGCGTTTCATAGAGAAAGTGAAACAGGAGCTGAATGACCGCAATCTGCATCTGTTGCGAACCGATGCGTTGCGCTATATCCGGGATTCTTCCACAAGCTTTGATTTCGTGTTTGCCGATCCGCCCTATGATCTCGACGGTTTCGGCGACATTCCTCAGATGGTGCTCGAATCAAGACTGCTGCATCCGGGAAGCATATTCATTATAGAGCACTCCAAGAAATATGACTTTTCAAGTCTTCCCCATTTCATTGACCACAGGGCCTATGGTTCTGTAAATTTCTCAATCTTCAAAATCCCTGAGGAAAACGAGACCGCCGACTGA
- a CDS encoding DUF3822 family protein, with the protein MAHEALSDKIETPELWNLLLRISRDALHVVIYSIVEDNSLVYRRFNLDTASSSWIGALQNVIYDNPAILSDFRRVYCVVETDKYLIVPSECESESDRCLLFGTAFPGSGLEMAVDDTATHNAIALTAIEPELRGFINRTFQRVSIVSHIASLCRYATLNGSHGNKVRMIANLHERSVDVIVIDGRRLMLANTFAYDKPDDAAYYLLAVRQRLGLDAHNDELFLAGDQACREEIMPMLRNFVARVMPIIFPPQMFKAGKEAMLVPFDLITLPLCE; encoded by the coding sequence ATGGCACACGAAGCTTTAAGCGACAAGATTGAAACCCCTGAACTATGGAATCTGCTGCTGCGTATCAGCCGAGATGCGCTGCATGTGGTGATATATTCGATTGTTGAGGATAATTCATTGGTCTACCGACGTTTTAATCTCGACACGGCTTCTTCGTCGTGGATTGGCGCGCTCCAGAATGTCATCTATGACAATCCGGCTATATTGAGCGATTTCCGTCGCGTATATTGTGTGGTCGAGACTGATAAATATCTTATTGTGCCTTCGGAGTGCGAGTCGGAATCAGACCGCTGTCTGCTTTTCGGGACGGCTTTTCCCGGCAGCGGCCTTGAAATGGCTGTTGATGACACTGCGACACACAATGCCATAGCTCTCACAGCTATAGAACCGGAATTGAGAGGTTTTATAAACCGCACGTTCCAACGAGTGTCAATTGTGAGTCACATCGCATCGTTGTGCCGTTATGCCACCCTCAATGGCAGTCATGGCAATAAGGTGAGGATGATAGCGAATCTGCATGAACGGTCGGTGGATGTAATCGTAATCGACGGCAGAAGGCTTATGCTTGCCAATACTTTCGCTTATGACAAGCCGGATGATGCAGCATATTATCTTCTTGCCGTCCGTCAGCGGCTCGGGCTGGATGCACACAATGATGAACTTTTTCTTGCCGGCGATCAGGCTTGCCGTGAGGAAATAATGCCTATGTTGCGCAATTTTGTGGCGCGGGTGATGCCGATCATATTTCCGCCACAGATGTTTAAGGCGGGCAAAGAAGCCATGCTTGTCCCGTTTGATCTCATAACTTTACCGCTATGCGAATAA
- a CDS encoding DUF805 domain-containing protein: MYQRQLSFGEAVTKALTVNYCNFEGRASRSEYWWFFLFNFIAGLVIGAVFVWSETLEYLVSGLFSLAMLLPGLGLSVRRLHDTGRSGWWIFINVIPLIGQLIYLYFTVQPSQNVPNKWGGVPNLVA; encoded by the coding sequence ATGTATCAACGTCAACTTTCATTCGGCGAGGCAGTGACAAAGGCGCTGACCGTCAATTACTGCAATTTCGAAGGGCGTGCGTCCCGTTCGGAATACTGGTGGTTCTTTCTGTTTAATTTTATTGCAGGACTTGTGATAGGAGCTGTTTTTGTCTGGAGTGAGACCTTGGAATATCTTGTCAGCGGCTTGTTCTCTTTGGCTATGCTGCTGCCGGGACTCGGACTGTCTGTGCGCCGTCTGCATGATACCGGACGTTCTGGATGGTGGATTTTTATCAATGTCATACCGTTGATCGGCCAGTTGATTTATCTGTATTTCACAGTGCAACCGAGCCAGAACGTGCCGAATAAGTGGGGTGGTGTCCCTAATCTTGTGGCATAG
- a CDS encoding DUF4494 domain-containing protein — translation MANWFETKVRYDKTMENGAIKKVTEAYMVDALSFTEAEARISEEISHFTSEFSVSAVKRTKIAEIFRERTGDKWYLVKVAFITLDEKTAVEKKSISQILVAADSFKEAFDNFMEGMKGTMADFEINTIQETLIMDVYDANLSGESKEA, via the coding sequence ATGGCAAATTGGTTTGAAACTAAAGTCCGCTATGACAAGACAATGGAAAACGGCGCTATCAAAAAAGTGACTGAAGCTTATATGGTTGACGCGCTTTCGTTTACCGAAGCAGAAGCCCGTATTTCAGAAGAAATATCACATTTTACGTCAGAGTTTTCGGTTTCAGCTGTGAAGCGTACCAAAATTGCCGAAATTTTCCGCGAAAGAACAGGCGACAAATGGTATCTCGTCAAAGTTGCATTCATCACTCTTGACGAAAAGACCGCTGTCGAGAAAAAATCAATCTCACAGATTCTCGTGGCTGCCGATTCATTCAAGGAGGCTTTCGACAACTTCATGGAAGGCATGAAGGGCACTATGGCCGATTTTGAAATCAATACAATCCAAGAGACTCTCATCATGGATGTCTATGACGCAAACCTCAGCGGAGAAAGCAAGGAAGCTTGA
- a CDS encoding YggS family pyridoxal phosphate-dependent enzyme gives MSGSVSKNLQRLRESIPTGVELVAVSKFHPAEALQEAYRAGQRVFGESRALELEAKAKELPADIEWHFIGHLQTNKVRKVIPCVSMIHSIDSERLLRAVDTEAIKTDRRIGVLLQLHVAQEETKFGFTPEELIDFVTPELLSSLEGVEIRGVMGMASNVDDEERIRKDFHEIRNTFDRLKSGVMSEHESFDTISMGMSHDWTIAVDEGSNMIRVGTSIFGEREY, from the coding sequence ATGTCAGGCTCTGTCAGCAAAAATCTGCAACGACTGCGCGAATCTATTCCGACAGGAGTCGAACTCGTAGCCGTGTCGAAATTTCATCCGGCCGAGGCTTTGCAGGAAGCCTACAGAGCCGGACAACGTGTGTTTGGCGAAAGCCGCGCACTCGAACTTGAAGCCAAGGCCAAGGAACTCCCGGCTGATATCGAATGGCATTTCATAGGGCATCTTCAGACCAATAAGGTCCGCAAAGTCATTCCATGTGTCTCGATGATCCACAGCATCGATTCCGAACGTCTGCTGCGCGCCGTCGATACCGAGGCCATAAAGACCGACCGTCGTATAGGCGTGCTGCTACAGCTTCATGTCGCACAGGAGGAGACAAAATTTGGCTTTACTCCTGAAGAGCTGATTGATTTTGTCACGCCGGAACTATTGTCATCACTCGAAGGTGTTGAAATCCGCGGAGTGATGGGAATGGCATCGAATGTGGACGACGAGGAACGCATCCGCAAGGACTTCCATGAAATCCGCAACACATTCGACAGGCTGAAATCAGGCGTCATGTCCGAACACGAAAGTTTCGACACCATCAGCATGGGCATGAGCCATGACTGGACAATCGCTGTCGACGAAGGAAGCAACATGATCCGTGTCGGCACTTCGATTTTCGGCGAACGCGAATACTAA
- the neuC gene encoding UDP-N-acetylglucosamine 2-epimerase, which yields MVSVRKIAIATGTRADWGLLSGIARSLASRKDCQVDILATNMHLSERYGHTIDEIKADGFTDPVCVGMPDSTDTPAGAVSAMAVCMDGMSRELEKLSPDIIVILGDRFEMLATATAALMLRIPIVHIAGGEISEGAIDDSIRHAITKMSALHLTATEPYRKRVIAMGEDPRLVINTGAIGVYNIMHEQLMGRKQLEESVGITLPEGSMLVTYHPATLDDEDPATHCDALLQALDRFPDSHVIITYPNNDSRGRIIIDRIEAYARLHPERVKVIPSLGKLRYLSALRCVSAVVGNSSSGIVEVPSMGIPTVDIGMRQRGRLCGDSVIHCGDSAEEITEAIRYALSPAGQKRARQAENPYFRPDTLDIMVKAIAETPLDSLRNKKFYDIPQ from the coding sequence TTGGTTTCTGTCAGAAAAATAGCAATCGCAACCGGAACTCGTGCCGACTGGGGATTACTCAGCGGGATTGCACGCAGCCTTGCTTCACGTAAAGACTGCCAAGTCGACATTCTCGCGACAAACATGCACCTTAGCGAACGCTATGGACATACTATTGACGAAATCAAAGCCGACGGATTCACAGACCCTGTCTGCGTAGGGATGCCGGATTCGACCGACACCCCCGCCGGGGCTGTAAGCGCAATGGCCGTATGTATGGACGGTATGTCCCGTGAACTCGAAAAACTAAGCCCGGACATTATCGTAATACTCGGCGACCGATTCGAGATGCTCGCCACTGCGACAGCTGCCCTCATGCTACGCATCCCGATAGTCCATATTGCTGGCGGCGAAATCTCGGAAGGCGCTATAGACGACAGCATCCGCCACGCCATCACCAAAATGTCGGCACTGCATCTTACAGCGACCGAACCTTACCGCAAGCGGGTAATCGCAATGGGCGAAGACCCTCGGTTGGTCATAAACACCGGGGCGATAGGAGTCTATAATATAATGCACGAGCAGCTAATGGGCCGAAAGCAGCTGGAAGAGTCCGTAGGCATCACACTGCCCGAAGGCTCAATGCTCGTGACATACCATCCGGCAACACTCGACGACGAAGATCCGGCAACACATTGCGACGCTCTTTTACAGGCGCTTGACCGTTTCCCGGATTCACACGTCATCATCACATATCCCAACAACGACTCGCGCGGCCGAATCATTATCGACAGGATCGAGGCTTATGCAAGGCTGCACCCCGAGCGCGTGAAGGTGATTCCATCGCTTGGCAAACTCCGCTACCTTTCGGCACTACGATGTGTCAGCGCAGTCGTAGGCAACTCATCGAGCGGCATTGTCGAAGTTCCCTCAATGGGAATACCGACAGTCGACATCGGCATGCGCCAGCGCGGACGCCTTTGCGGCGATAGTGTCATTCACTGTGGCGATTCTGCCGAGGAAATTACAGAAGCCATCAGATATGCCCTCAGTCCCGCCGGACAGAAACGTGCCCGCCAAGCTGAAAACCCGTACTTCCGGCCTGATACTCTCGACATAATGGTCAAAGCCATTGCCGAAACTCCACTCGACTCTCTGCGAAACAAGAAATTTTATGACATACCGCAATAA
- a CDS encoding acylneuraminate cytidylyltransferase family protein: MTYRNNTLFIIPARGGSKGIPRKNIKPLRGKPLIHYSIEVARALSPDSHIIVSTDDDEIRSVAQATGLPVDYRRPPELGGDKVGSREVIIDAMDWADKNGIAYDKVVLLQPTSPLRTVNDVEGCLKLYTPDTDMVVTVTEAACNPYYDCFECSADGLLHVSKGDGRFTRRQDAPKAWQFNGAVYVINPDSIRRMPLGQFPHRIPYEMPRSRSVDLDTPLDWLITEKIMEDAN, translated from the coding sequence ATGACATACCGCAATAACACTCTCTTCATCATTCCGGCTCGTGGAGGCAGCAAAGGAATACCACGCAAAAACATAAAGCCTTTGCGCGGTAAGCCTCTGATCCACTACTCCATCGAAGTGGCGCGCGCACTGTCGCCCGACAGTCACATCATAGTCTCGACCGATGACGATGAGATACGCAGTGTGGCCCAAGCGACAGGACTCCCGGTCGACTACCGCCGTCCACCAGAACTCGGAGGTGACAAGGTCGGTTCACGCGAAGTCATAATAGACGCTATGGACTGGGCAGACAAAAACGGAATAGCATACGACAAAGTGGTGTTGCTACAGCCGACATCCCCCCTGCGCACCGTCAATGATGTGGAAGGATGCCTCAAACTTTACACACCCGACACCGACATGGTGGTGACAGTCACCGAGGCAGCCTGCAACCCATATTATGACTGCTTTGAATGCTCCGCCGACGGTTTGCTGCACGTCTCCAAAGGCGACGGTCGCTTCACACGCCGTCAGGACGCACCAAAGGCATGGCAGTTCAACGGCGCAGTCTATGTCATAAATCCCGATTCAATCCGCCGGATGCCCCTCGGCCAATTCCCGCACAGGATTCCATACGAAATGCCACGCAGCAGATCGGTCGACCTTGACACTCCTCTCGACTGGCTTATAACCGAAAAAATCATGGAAGATGCAAATTGA
- a CDS encoding sugar phosphate nucleotidyltransferase, which yields MQIDRHIITDDAPLITAISRLNDLSGAVMTLIVTDRDGRMAGTLTDGDVRRALLQGVTLDAPVADAMFRNFRFLREGEVNPDTLRKLRRHRLSLIPVLDSDGKLCRLIDTRVTKTVLPVSAILMAGGKGERLRPLTLTTPKPLLEIGGKAIIDYNIEALASVGIENVNVTVNYLAEQLEEHFSQPVAGINVKCVRENRPLGTIGAASLVDIPAEGETIVMNSDLLTTISFEDLYLHHRNEKADITIAAVPYNISVPYAILETDGQRVTALEEKPSYAYYANAGIYIFSNDLLRSLSSNERTDATDLIERALTEGRTVSYFPINGTWIDVGTPVDFAHARELMRHLQQTLEA from the coding sequence ATGCAAATTGACAGACATATCATCACCGACGACGCGCCTCTCATCACCGCTATCAGCCGGCTCAACGACCTCTCTGGAGCTGTGATGACACTCATTGTGACCGACAGAGACGGGCGTATGGCTGGCACGCTTACCGACGGCGACGTGCGGCGCGCCTTGCTGCAAGGTGTCACCCTCGACGCACCTGTGGCTGATGCAATGTTCCGCAACTTCCGTTTCCTTCGTGAAGGAGAAGTCAATCCAGACACACTGCGAAAACTGCGCCGACACCGCCTGTCGCTTATCCCTGTGCTTGACTCTGACGGTAAACTATGCCGTCTTATCGACACCCGCGTGACAAAGACGGTGCTCCCGGTAAGCGCCATCCTAATGGCAGGAGGCAAAGGCGAACGCCTCCGCCCCCTGACACTCACGACACCAAAACCACTGCTGGAAATAGGCGGTAAAGCAATAATCGACTACAACATCGAGGCTCTCGCATCAGTCGGCATAGAGAATGTAAATGTCACTGTCAACTATCTTGCCGAACAGCTCGAAGAACATTTCTCTCAACCTGTAGCCGGAATCAACGTAAAGTGTGTCCGCGAAAATCGGCCTCTTGGAACTATCGGGGCTGCCTCGCTTGTCGACATACCCGCCGAAGGTGAGACAATCGTAATGAACTCCGACCTGCTGACCACAATCTCATTCGAAGACCTGTATCTCCATCACCGCAATGAGAAAGCCGACATAACAATCGCAGCTGTCCCCTACAATATATCCGTACCCTACGCGATTCTTGAGACAGACGGCCAACGCGTCACGGCTCTTGAGGAGAAACCGTCGTATGCCTACTACGCCAATGCCGGCATCTATATATTCTCCAACGATCTGCTCAGGTCATTAAGCAGCAACGAACGCACCGATGCGACAGACCTCATCGAACGTGCGCTCACCGAGGGACGGACCGTAAGCTATTTCCCGATAAACGGGACTTGGATCGACGTAGGTACCCCTGTTGACTTCGCTCATGCACGCGAACTGATGCGTCATCTTCAGCAGACCCTTGAAGCCTGA
- the obgE gene encoding GTPase ObgE: protein MADSNFIDYVKVLCRSGKGGAGSRHFYRAKYVPKGGPDGGDGGRGGHIILRGNSHMWTLLPLRYRRHIFAGNGQSGSGGRSFGKDGEDVIVDVPCGTVVFDAETGEFLCEVTSDGEEVKLLRGGRGGLGNWHFKSATNRTPRYAQPGEPAIEKSIIMELKLLADVGLVGFPNAGKSTLLSSISAARPKIADYPFTTMEPQLGIVSYRDNRSFVMADIPGIIEGASEGKGLGLRFLRHIERNAVLLFMVPADADDIKAQYDILVGELEQFNPQLADKPRVLAISKSDMLDDELMQEIEKTLPEGVPHIFISAVTGMGLTELKDMLWAEITDERNRIEAAPITHRPLDGHHRVREEDEFIFENVPSMPEDDEEYLDDEDFEGEDYGYEMLDEDEYEG, encoded by the coding sequence ATGGCTGATTCCAACTTCATAGACTATGTAAAAGTCCTCTGTCGCTCAGGCAAAGGCGGTGCCGGCTCAAGGCATTTCTATCGTGCGAAATATGTCCCCAAAGGAGGTCCTGACGGTGGCGACGGTGGCCGTGGCGGCCATATCATCCTCCGTGGCAACTCCCACATGTGGACATTGCTTCCGCTGCGCTATCGCCGCCACATCTTTGCCGGAAACGGTCAGAGTGGATCCGGCGGCCGTTCGTTTGGCAAAGACGGTGAAGATGTAATCGTCGATGTTCCATGCGGAACAGTTGTATTTGATGCGGAGACAGGTGAATTTCTCTGCGAAGTGACCTCAGACGGCGAGGAAGTGAAGCTCCTCCGCGGCGGACGCGGCGGACTAGGCAACTGGCATTTCAAAAGTGCGACCAACCGCACACCGCGCTATGCACAGCCAGGTGAACCTGCCATCGAGAAGTCAATCATCATGGAGCTGAAGCTACTCGCCGATGTCGGCCTTGTCGGATTTCCCAACGCCGGCAAATCGACACTGCTCTCATCAATCTCAGCCGCCCGGCCGAAAATCGCCGACTACCCGTTCACGACAATGGAACCTCAGCTCGGCATCGTCTCCTACCGCGACAACAGATCGTTTGTCATGGCCGACATTCCCGGCATCATCGAAGGCGCGAGCGAAGGCAAGGGGCTCGGACTCCGCTTCCTCCGTCACATCGAGCGCAACGCCGTGCTTCTGTTTATGGTTCCGGCCGATGCCGACGACATCAAGGCTCAATACGACATACTCGTCGGGGAGCTGGAGCAGTTCAATCCTCAGCTTGCCGACAAACCGCGTGTGCTCGCCATCTCCAAAAGCGACATGCTCGACGACGAGCTAATGCAGGAGATTGAAAAGACACTCCCCGAAGGTGTGCCGCATATCTTCATCTCAGCAGTCACCGGCATGGGACTTACAGAGCTTAAAGACATGCTTTGGGCTGAGATAACCGATGAGCGCAACCGTATCGAAGCCGCTCCGATCACCCACCGTCCGCTCGACGGACACCATCGTGTGCGTGAGGAAGACGAATTCATCTTTGAAAATGTCCCCTCAATGCCAGAGGATGATGAAGAATACCTCGACGATGAGGATTTCGAAGGCGAGGACTACGGGTATGAAATGCTCGACGAAGACGAATACGAAGGCTAA
- a CDS encoding YraN family protein: protein MADHNELGKWGESVAREFLLTQGYAISGENIRIAGSEIDFIAMKDDNICFVEVKTRATDFTDPADAIDKRKRSRLTRAADAYMNSYDIPLEPRFDIVLVIGNPSDFTVEHIPDAFLPTLNNR from the coding sequence ATGGCCGACCATAACGAACTTGGCAAGTGGGGAGAAAGCGTAGCACGCGAATTTCTTCTGACGCAGGGCTACGCTATCAGCGGTGAGAATATCCGGATTGCAGGAAGCGAGATTGACTTCATCGCTATGAAGGACGACAATATCTGTTTTGTCGAGGTCAAGACCCGTGCGACCGACTTCACTGACCCGGCCGATGCCATTGACAAGCGTAAGCGCAGCCGGCTGACACGTGCGGCTGATGCCTATATGAATTCATACGACATACCGCTCGAACCCCGGTTTGACATCGTGCTCGTAATCGGTAATCCGTCGGATTTTACGGTCGAACATATCCCGGATGCCTTCTTACCGACATTAAACAACAGATAG
- a CDS encoding energy transducer TonB, whose translation MSDTKSDSRHRLIALFVTVAFHVAVAVLLITLYLQPVASDMERKWPPVDSSEVLFGGEYVMVGDRPEIADNTGEPASSATEAEAVPAPEVEALENSGEEAKPAPVISSEQPSPAKVEKKPVPEKSGPTKAEIEAAEKAKREQETRQAIAGKVKFGQTGTGTKAGNAGSPDGNASVGAVNGSPGFNLKGRTLADWHRPAAAPLGTITIRVSVNRQGKVTSASYMSGTGAAAASQTARQSCVQAALRSQFSVDEDAPPSQTGSITYNFK comes from the coding sequence ATGTCAGACACCAAGAGTGACAGCCGTCACCGTTTGATAGCCCTGTTCGTCACCGTGGCTTTTCACGTAGCCGTGGCAGTGCTGCTCATCACGCTTTATCTTCAGCCTGTGGCTTCGGATATGGAGCGTAAGTGGCCTCCCGTGGATTCTTCGGAGGTGCTGTTCGGTGGCGAATATGTGATGGTGGGTGATCGCCCGGAGATTGCCGACAATACCGGTGAGCCGGCTTCGTCGGCAACGGAGGCTGAGGCTGTCCCCGCCCCGGAGGTCGAAGCGCTTGAAAATTCCGGTGAGGAAGCAAAGCCGGCTCCTGTCATAAGCAGCGAGCAGCCTTCGCCGGCAAAGGTAGAGAAGAAGCCTGTCCCGGAGAAGAGTGGCCCGACAAAGGCTGAGATTGAAGCAGCCGAGAAGGCAAAGCGTGAGCAGGAAACCCGTCAGGCCATAGCCGGAAAGGTGAAATTCGGCCAGACCGGCACGGGGACAAAGGCCGGAAATGCCGGAAGTCCCGACGGAAACGCTTCGGTCGGTGCTGTGAACGGAAGTCCCGGCTTTAATCTCAAAGGCCGTACACTTGCGGACTGGCATAGACCTGCGGCCGCTCCTTTAGGCACTATCACAATCAGGGTCAGTGTCAACCGTCAGGGTAAGGTGACATCGGCAAGCTACATGTCAGGCACAGGTGCGGCTGCTGCAAGCCAGACCGCCCGACAAAGCTGTGTGCAGGCAGCCTTGCGCTCGCAATTCTCTGTTGATGAGGATGCGCCTCCTTCACAGACAGGCTCTATTACCTATAACTTCAAGTGA
- a CDS encoding ExbD/TolR family protein — protein sequence MALKRQNTMMATFSMASMTDVIFLLLIFFMVTSTFVFPTALEVNLPQSSKQTALKPTTRVYIDKHGAIYATADESEPVEMDMDSLLAFLGNQAAKPDGGEEYIAVYADEEVTYGALVKVLDLGAQNNLKMVLATKPAPTSARPRK from the coding sequence ATGGCTCTTAAACGACAAAATACCATGATGGCGACATTTTCGATGGCATCGATGACAGATGTCATCTTCCTGTTGCTGATTTTTTTCATGGTGACCTCTACGTTCGTATTTCCGACAGCCTTGGAGGTCAATCTGCCCCAAAGTTCCAAGCAGACGGCATTGAAACCGACCACGCGCGTCTATATTGACAAACATGGTGCGATCTACGCTACAGCCGATGAAAGCGAACCTGTGGAGATGGACATGGATTCGCTCCTCGCCTTTCTCGGAAATCAGGCTGCCAAACCCGACGGGGGCGAGGAATACATAGCCGTCTATGCCGACGAGGAGGTGACATACGGCGCGCTTGTGAAGGTGCTTGACCTCGGTGCGCAGAACAATCTGAAAATGGTACTCGCCACCAAGCCTGCGCCGACATCGGCGCGTCCGCGCAAGTGA
- a CDS encoding MotA/TolQ/ExbB proton channel family protein: protein MNYGEAVTQAAVQELSVWDLTMRGGWIMIPLAILSLVCIYIFVERCLALRHAQKEDNSFMDRIREYIHDGEIESARRLCAKTDTPYARLIGKGISRIGRPMNDVLVTIENTGNIEIATLEKGLPWLATTAAGAPMIGFLGTVIGMVQAFYNLASAGSSANIAVLADGIYAALVTTVAGLIVGIIALFAYNYLVARINKVMNALEAKTMEFMDLLNEPA from the coding sequence ATGAACTACGGTGAGGCGGTCACACAGGCAGCTGTGCAGGAACTGTCGGTCTGGGATCTAACTATGCGCGGAGGGTGGATTATGATTCCGCTTGCCATCCTGTCGCTGGTTTGCATATATATATTTGTGGAACGCTGTCTGGCTCTGCGCCATGCCCAGAAGGAAGATAATTCGTTCATGGACCGCATACGTGAATATATCCATGACGGCGAAATCGAGAGCGCCCGCCGTCTGTGTGCGAAAACTGACACACCATACGCGCGTCTTATCGGCAAGGGCATAAGCCGTATCGGCCGTCCGATGAACGATGTGCTCGTGACAATCGAAAACACGGGCAACATCGAGATTGCAACTCTTGAAAAGGGGCTTCCGTGGCTTGCCACTACTGCTGCCGGTGCGCCTATGATAGGCTTTCTCGGCACGGTTATCGGTATGGTTCAGGCATTCTATAATCTTGCCTCCGCCGGGTCGAGCGCGAATATCGCTGTCCTTGCCGACGGTATCTATGCCGCGCTTGTCACCACTGTCGCCGGTCTGATTGTCGGCATCATCGCTCTTTTTGCCTACAACTATCTTGTGGCGCGCATCAACAAGGTGATGAATGCCCTTGAAGCCAAGACAATGGAATTCATGGATCTTCTCAACGAGCCTGCCTGA
- a CDS encoding pyridoxine 5'-phosphate synthase, producing the protein MTNLSVNINKIATLRNARGENVPDLLKVAADCEAFGADGITVHPRPDERHIRRDDVYRLRPLVKTEFNIEGYPSPEFMELVMQVKPEQVTLVPDAPDALTSSAGWNVGQHMEFLTSIVDRLREGGIRSSIFVGTDIENVQLAARTGADRIELYTKPYADLYPENPEAAVAPFVEAAHAAFSAGLGVNAGHDLSLVNLAYFHRNIPRLSEVSIGHALICDALYLGLEKTIREYKECLV; encoded by the coding sequence ATGACAAATCTAAGCGTAAACATCAACAAGATAGCCACTTTGCGCAATGCGCGCGGAGAGAATGTCCCTGACCTTCTGAAAGTGGCTGCCGACTGTGAGGCATTCGGTGCGGACGGCATTACGGTGCATCCGCGTCCCGACGAGCGTCACATCCGTCGAGACGATGTATATCGTCTGCGGCCGCTGGTCAAGACAGAGTTTAACATCGAGGGTTATCCGTCGCCCGAGTTCATGGAACTCGTGATGCAGGTTAAGCCTGAACAGGTGACACTTGTCCCTGATGCGCCCGATGCTCTGACATCAAGTGCGGGCTGGAATGTCGGACAGCACATGGAGTTCCTTACGTCGATTGTCGACCGTCTGCGCGAGGGTGGTATCCGCTCGTCGATTTTTGTGGGTACTGATATCGAGAACGTGCAGCTTGCAGCCCGAACGGGCGCTGACCGCATCGAGCTTTACACCAAACCATACGCCGACCTCTATCCGGAGAATCCCGAAGCTGCGGTAGCTCCGTTTGTAGAAGCCGCCCACGCCGCTTTCTCCGCAGGTCTCGGTGTGAACGCCGGCCATGACCTCAGTCTGGTCAATCTCGCTTACTTCCATCGCAACATTCCCCGCCTGAGCGAAGTGTCCATAGGCCATGCGCTCATCTGCGACGCGCTCTATCTCGGGCTGGAGAAAACCATCAGGGAGTATAAGGAATGTCTGGTGTGA
- a CDS encoding M48 metallopeptidase family protein: MTAASKTSDADSPRPPSATCAENSRQPRLRVDSWEIAHGRTVLGTCYPRQRRIRLSYLNVFLPPELRDYIIRHELAHLTEPGHTAAFHTLCDRYCSGRESQLTHSLRNYHWPVDR; the protein is encoded by the coding sequence TTGACAGCTGCATCAAAAACTTCGGACGCAGACTCGCCCCGACCTCCTTCTGCCACATGCGCGGAAAATAGCCGACAGCCTCGGCTAAGGGTCGACAGCTGGGAGATAGCCCACGGACGCACGGTGCTCGGCACATGCTATCCGCGTCAGAGACGCATCAGGCTTTCCTATCTCAACGTGTTCCTTCCACCCGAGCTGCGCGACTATATAATCCGTCATGAACTCGCCCATCTCACAGAGCCGGGACACACGGCGGCCTTCCACACTCTCTGCGACCGCTATTGCTCCGGTCGCGAAAGCCAACTGACCCACAGTCTGCGCAATTACCACTGGCCTGTCGACAGATAG